The DNA window CTCACGAGGGCAATCAACACAATTGCACTATGATTTCGGAGTTCCACATCCGCAGTCAAAGACATAGGCTCAAACCGGAAGTGTTTCCGGCTCACCCCGTTCGCCGGACGAGAAGAGTCCGTGTATGTCCCGGCTAAAGCGCGGGACCTTTACTGCTCTTCTCGTGCTCTACTCAATACTGTAAACGGACTCGGAGGTCTACCGTTTGCAACGATGGACTCGTGTGCATGGAACGGACAGAGTGCTGAGGATGTATGCTTACGTCATGTCATCCGCTCTGTCATATAGAAAATAAGACACATATGCGGATCACAGTTCGCCTTCCGGACGATCTGGGGGAAAACGTGAAGCGACGGACGGACAACGTGAGTGCGTACGTCACGGACGCCCTCACAGAAAAAATCGAGCGGGAAGAACGGCGCCGAGCCCGCCGGGAGCTCTTGGACATGGCGGGTGAGGGCTCGGTCGATCCGGACATCCACGAGCAAAATCAGCAACTGCGCCGCGCCGAAGACCGATCGGGAGACCCGTCCCTTGAGTAGTTTCCGGACCTCCAGAGGGCGGGAGAAGGCAAACCGTTTCTGAACGTGCTGCTTCGTATTGATGGACGGCCTCGATACTGGCTTTTTCTTCGAACTGCGGGCAGGAACGACGGCCGCACAGGACTTGTGGCGGTCCATCACCGAACGGGATGATCCCGCGGCGGTCAGCTCCGTTACCCTCTACGAACTGTCCCGGCACGGACTCGTCGGACGCATTGACCGGTCCTTTGCGGAGGCGGTGGTCGAGCGGGCCGGCGTTGCCTTCGAGCAGGCCGCGGTCGATCCGACGGCGGTGCTCGACCGAGCGGCGCGCATCACGCAGGGGATGGGGCTTCCCATGGCGGATGCGCTCATCGCCGCCTCCCTCGAACGAGTGGGATGTGCTCGCGTGCATACGAGCGACAGCGACTTCGACGACTACGAGGGGCCGATGGAGGTTGTGCTCTATCCGACATCCCGGGAGCAATAGCGGGCAGGAGCAGATACGGGAGTTCTCCAGCTGAACACGTTCCGCGTTGACCGCTGGGCAGTTGGGCAGCATTTCGAGTCTATGGGCTGGGCCCTGTGAACTGCGCCCACCTCGCGAAGACGGCCGACGGCGGATCGCAGACGGCGGTTTCTCGGGGTTCATCGGCGGTCTGCCGTCCGATGAACGCGGTCGTCGCCCGCCGCGGCAGCGCTTCTGCAGTCAACTCACACTGTTGAAGTGCGACCTGACGTTGCCCGTTACACGTCTCCAGATCCGCACAATCCTACCCTGACCGATACGTCAAATCGCCTCCCGGAGTGCATGTCAGCTCGACCCTCCCTTCTTTTCGTCAACCAGCACTACGCGCCAGACCTGGCGTCGACGGCCCAGCACCTGACGGACCTCGCCGAGCATCTGGCGGCGGACGGCTTCGAGGTGCACGTGCTCTGCAGCCGGGACCACTACTTGTCCGGCGAGATGGACGTGCCGGCCGAGGAGACGCGCAACGGGGTCCACGTCCACCGCGTGCGCACCACCGCCTTCGGGCGGGAGGCGACGCTCGGGCGGATCGCCGACTACGCGAGCTACTTCCTGCAGGTGCTGGGGCGCCTGCTTACAGTATTGAGTAGAGCGCGAGAAGAGCAGTAAAGGTCCCGCGCTTTAGCCGGGACATACACGGACTCTTCTCGTGATCTCGAAGAGATCAATCCAGCGTATGTATCTGACTCGCAAACTCAAATTAGGCAGGACAGATCAGCTTGATGCCTTAGCGCGTCGAGCGGGTAATCTGTGGTCTACCGTAACGAAGTGGCACTGGCGCTTCGTTGACCGTCAAGGCTACTGGCTCTCGAAGGGACAGGCCCAGAAGATGTACTGCAAAGGCTTCGACGGGCTGCATAGCCAATCTGCTCAAGCAGTGGCAGATAGCTTCTACGACAGCCTCCAGAGTTGGCGCAAGAAGCAAAAGAGCGGCACCTATGAGGGGCTACGCCCGCCCTACAAGCAGAAGCGGCATTTCAAGGTGCAGTGGAAGTCCTCCGCGATTAAGCTCCGGGACGACGGTGTGCTCCGCCTTTCCAATGGGCGAGGGAACGATCCGGTGCTTATTGACTGGCCTTCCGACATGAAGCCGAAAAGAGTCGAGATTGGCTGGGACGGCGACCAGTATGAGCTTCGTTGCCAGTATAAGGTCGAAGAAGACGAGGAGCCGAAGGGCACCAAGACCGCTGGGATCGACATCGGTGAGATTCATCTAGCTGCCGTTTATACCGGAGATGAATCTTGGACTGTCAACGGTAGAGAGCT is part of the Salinibacter ruber DSM 13855 genome and encodes:
- a CDS encoding type II toxin-antitoxin system CcdA family antitoxin; the protein is MRITVRLPDDLGENVKRRTDNVSAYVTDALTEKIEREERRRARRELLDMAGEGSVDPDIHEQNQQLRRAEDRSGDPSLE
- a CDS encoding type II toxin-antitoxin system VapC family toxin; its protein translation is MDGLDTGFFFELRAGTTAAQDLWRSITERDDPAAVSSVTLYELSRHGLVGRIDRSFAEAVVERAGVAFEQAAVDPTAVLDRAARITQGMGLPMADALIAASLERVGCARVHTSDSDFDDYEGPMEVVLYPTSREQ
- a CDS encoding glycosyltransferase, with the translated sequence MSARPSLLFVNQHYAPDLASTAQHLTDLAEHLAADGFEVHVLCSRDHYLSGEMDVPAEETRNGVHVHRVRTTAFGREATLGRIADYASYFLQVLGRLLTVLSRAREEQ